In the genome of Persephonella sp. KM09-Lau-8, one region contains:
- the rplI gene encoding 50S ribosomal protein L9 — protein MKVILAKDVEGWGTIGDIIEVKRGFARNYLIPKGLAYEATDSNIRMVQEILRQKSRKLEREKQKALELAEKLKGLEIEIKRPVGTTGKLYGSVTTADIAEALKEKGIEIDRKKIMLRNPLRNIGSYNITIRLHPEVSETIKVHIVPENVE, from the coding sequence ATGAAAGTTATACTTGCTAAAGATGTTGAAGGTTGGGGAACAATAGGGGATATCATAGAAGTTAAAAGAGGTTTTGCAAGAAATTATCTGATACCTAAAGGCCTTGCCTATGAGGCTACAGACAGTAATATAAGAATGGTTCAGGAAATACTCAGACAAAAATCAAGAAAGCTTGAAAGGGAAAAACAAAAAGCCCTTGAGCTTGCGGAAAAACTTAAAGGTCTGGAAATAGAAATCAAAAGACCTGTTGGAACAACAGGAAAACTCTATGGCTCTGTTACAACAGCAGATATAGCAGAAGCTCTCAAAGAGAAAGGAATAGAAATAGACAGAAAGAAAATTATGCTTAGAAATCCATTAAGAAATATTGGTTCTTACAACATCACAATCAGACTTCACCCTGAAGTTAGCGAAACAATAAAAGTTCATATCGTTCCTGAAAACGTAGAATAA